Proteins encoded together in one Lathyrus oleraceus cultivar Zhongwan6 chromosome 5, CAAS_Psat_ZW6_1.0, whole genome shotgun sequence window:
- the LOC127086521 gene encoding disease resistance protein RPV1, producing MDSNSEETSDTLLSSWWSLLLQPFRTVLGRFSFSNFGQRGSPSSSTSIDSNFGQRGSPSSSTSIDSNFGQRGSPSSSTSIDSNCVHTYRYDVFISFRGADTRNTFVDHLYAHITRMGMFAFMDDKRLEKGESLSPQLLQAIQNSRISIVVFSERYADSMWCLEEMATIAECRIELNQKVFPVFYDVDPSLVRKQTGVYQRYFDLYMKKFKHDPNKVVRWMNAMKDLANLVGWDVRNKRESKEIENIVQALIKTLNHKFSGFTSDLVGMEPRIEELEKLLKLNSKDDDFRVLGIWGMSGVGKTTHATLLYDRVSYQFGARCFINNTSKLYMDGGIVAVQRQILRQALDERNLDSYDTCEIFGIMINRLHSCTKVLLVLDNIDQLEQLQELGINPKLLGSGSRIIITTRDEHILRVYGADKIHKVPLLNSSDASELFLRKAFKGEVQSSNCVELIPEILKYAQNLPLAIKVVGSFLCTRDATQWRDALDRLKNNPDNKIMDVLQMSVDGLQHEEKEIFLHIACFFKGEREDYVKRVLDACGLYPHIGIQRIIEKSLITIKNQEIHMHDMLQELGKKIVRHSYLEDPESWSRLWRCNDFYHVMERKTGANNNVKAIVLDQKQNFSKCMAEGFSNMTNLVLLMLYHNNFSGNLDFLSNNLRYLLWHGYPFTSLPPRFEPDCLVELNMPDSSIQRLWEGCKELPNLKRMDLSNSKYLIETPKIFRTPKIERLDFTGCTNLMQVHPSIGHLTELVFLSLQNCSSLVDLDFGIASRLSSLRVLRLCGCTKLEKTPSFTGASNLEYLDMDECTTLSKVHESIGDMTNLKFLSLRNCTNLVEMPDSINRMTSLVTLDFCGCLSLTILPLKWTPAYHMRSLIFLDLSFCNLHEVPDTIGTLKTLERLNLQGNKFRSLPDVFYILPNIAYVNLSHCHELETIEFQPLISASFGGMYFNGGRYFDIAAGLGDHRSGLYIFDCPKIMKMSINLTLGYRWFRKLHENPQNFRCGFDIVIPWDWKNIDHPSSGCILKWFNHQFDGGSIIRIVDFDEFYKNFGFAFCVSFEVKNCPANSGSPQDSFSSALPHPFYLSFESEHTEECFDMPLSLELHKIDGSKHLWLIYISEEHCHFLKTGAHITFKACPGLLIKKWGLRFVIKDLIGSYPDPSFWEHFLDTDAPSSDTDAPQLFIDYVQKTSMKSGTKIQLPYNWLVTEQEEVEKSRAKSKDTDLSNLGL from the exons ATGGATTCAAACTCTGAAG AAACATCAGACACATTGCTCTCATCATGGTGGTCTTTGCTCTTGCAACCATTTCGAACTGTGTTGGGTCGTTTTTCCTTTTCCAATTTTGGCCAGCGAGGTTCTCCTTCTTCCAGTACTTCTATTGATTCCAATTTTGGCCAGCGAGGTTCTCCTTCTTCCAGTACTTCTATTGATTCCAATTTTGGCCAGCGAGGTTCTCCTTCTTCCAGTACTTCTATTGATTCCAATTGTGTCCATACCTATAGATATGACGTGTTTATCAGTTTCAGAGGTGCTGACACCCGCAACACTTTTGTTGATCATCTTTATGCTCATATAACAAGAATGGGTATGTTCGCCTTCATGGATGATAAAAGGCTCGAGAAAGGAGAATCCCTTTCCCCCCAACTTCTTCAAGCAATTCAAAATTCTAGGATTTCTATTGTTGTCTTCTCTGAAAGATATGCCGACTCTATGTGGTGTTTGGAAGAGATGGCTACTATTGCTGAATGCCGTATAGAACTCAATCAAAAAGTATTTCCTGTTTTTTATGATGTCGATCCATCTCTTGTACGAAAACAGACCGGGGTGTATCAGAGATACTTTGATTTATACATGAAGAAATTCAAACATGATCCAAACAAGGTTGTGAGATGGATGAATGCTATGAAAGATTTAGCTAACTTAGTCGGCTGGGATGTCAGGAACAA GCGAGAGTCTAAAGAGATTGAAAACATTGTTCAAGCATTGATAAAAACTTTGAATCATAAATTCTCAGGGTTTACCAGTGATCTTGTTGGGATGGAACCTCGCATAGAAGAATTAGAAAAGCTTCTAAAATTGAACTCAAAGGATGATGACTTCCGAGTTCTGGGAATTTGGGGGATGAGTGGAGTAGGAAAGACAACTCATGCTACTCTTTTGTACGACAGAGTCTCCTACCAGTTTGGTGCTCGTTGTTTTATTAATAACACAAGCAAACTTTATATGGATGGTGGTATTGTTGCTGTACAAAGACAAATTCTTCGACAAGCTCTAGACGAAAGAAATCTTGACTCATACGATACTTGTGAAATTTTTGGGATTATGATAAATAGGCTTCATAGTTGCACTAAGGTCCTTCTAGTTCTTGACAACATTGATCAATTAGAGCAATTGCAGGAATTAGGTATAAATCCTAAATTACTTGGGAGTGGCAGTAGAATAATCATAACCACAAGGGATGAGCATATTCTAAGAGTGTATGGGGCTGATAAAATTCACAAAGTTCCATTGTTGAATAGTAGTGATGCTTCTGAACTTTTTCTTAGAAAGGCCTTCAAAGGTGAAGTCCAAAGCAGTAATTGTGTTGAGTTGATTCCAGAGATACTAAAATATGCTCAAAATCTTCCATTAGCAATTAAAGTAGTGGGCTCTTTCTTGTGTACTCGAGATGCGACTCAGTGGAGAGATGCTTTGGATAGATTGAAGAACAATCCAGACAATAAAATTATGGACGTGCTCCAGATGAGTGTTGATGGACTACAACATGAGGAGAAGGAAATATTTCTGCACATTGCTTGTTTTTTTAAAGGGGAGAGGGAAGATTATGTAAAGCGAGTTCTAGATGCATGTGGATTATACCCTCACATAGGAATTCAAAGAATCATTGAAAAGTCACTCATTACCATTAAAAACCAAGAGATTCATATGCATGATATGTTGCAAGAACTTGGGAAAAAAATTGTTCGGCATAGCTATCTTGAAGACCCTGAATCGTGGAGTAGATTATGGCGATGCAATGATTTCTATCATGTCATGGAGAGAAAAACG GGAGCAAACAATAATGTTAAAGCTATAGTTCTGGATCAAAAGCAAAATTTCTCCAAATGCATGGCTGAAGGATTTTCAAATATGACCAACCTTGTACTTCTCATGTTGTATCATAACAACTTTTCAGGCAATTTGGACTTTCTTTCAAACAACTTGCGATATCTTTTGTGGCATGGATACCCTTTTACTTCTTTGCCGCCACGTTTTGAGCCAGATTGTCTTGTGGAATTAAATATGCCTGATAGTAGCATTCAACGACTGTGGGAAGGTTGCAAG GAACTACCTAATTTGAAAAGGATGGATTTGAGCAACTCCAAGTATCTTATAGAGACTCCAAAGATTTTTAGGACCCCAAAAATTGAGCGGCTAGATTTTACAGGATGCACAAACTTAATGCAGGTCCATCCATCAATTGGACATCTTACTGAACTTGTTTTCTTAAGTTTGCAAAACTGCAGCAGTTTGGTTGACCTTGATTTTGGTATTGCATCAAGATTAAGTTCTTTGAGAGTTCTACGTCTTTGTGGTTGTACAAAACTTGAAAAGACGCCAAGTTTTACCGGCGCATCAAACCTTGAGTACCTTGATATGGATGAATGTACAACTTTATCCAAAGTTCATGAATCCATTGGGGATATGACAAACCTTAAATTCTTGAGTTTGAGAAACTGCACAAATCTGGTTGAAATGCCCGATAGCATCAATAGGATGACATCCCTTGTAACTCTAGATTTTTGCGGTTGCTTGAGTCTTACAATTCTACCCCTGAAATGGACTCCTGCTTATCATATGAGATCTTTGATTTTTCTAGATTTAAGCTTTTGCAATCTTCATGAAGTACCTGATACTATTGGAACGTTAAAGACGTTGGAAAGACTAAACCTACAAGGAAACAAATTTCGTTCACTACCTGATGTTTTTTACATTCTTCCCAACATAGCATATGTAAACTTATCTCATTGCCATGAGCTTGAAACTATTGAATTCCAACCTTTAATTAGTGCTTCTTTTGGAGGAATGTATTTTAATGGAGGAAGATATTTTGACATAGCAGCAGGATTGGGTGATCATAGATCTGGATTATATATATTTGACTGCCCCAAGATCATGAAGATGAGCATAAACCTAACGTTGGGATATAGATGGTTTCGAAAACTGCATGAG AATCCCCAAAACTTTCGGTGTGGCTTTGACATCGTTATTCCTTGGGATTGGAAAAATATTGATCATCCGTCAAGTGGCTGTATTCTAAAATGGTTCAATCACCAATTCGATGGCGGTTCAATAATAAGGATAGTGGATTTTGATGAGTTTTACAAGAATTTTGGCTTTGCCTTCTGTGTGTCGTTTGAGGTAAAAAATTGTCCTGCGAATTCTGGATCTCCACAGGATTCATTTTCTTCAGCACTCCCACATCCTTTTTATCTTTCTTTTGAAAGTGAACACACAGAGGAATGCTTCGATATGCCTCTCAGTTTGGAACTGCACAAAATTGATGGCTCCAAACATCTTTGGCTAATCTATATCTCTGAAGAGCACTGCCATTTCTTAAAAACTGGAGCCCATATCACATTTAAAGCCTGCCCAGGTTTGTTAATAAAGAAGTGGGGATTACGCTTTGTAATCAAGGATTTAATTGGATCATATCCTGACCCTAGCTTCTGGGAACACTTTCTGGACACTGATGCGCCCTCATCGGACACTGATGCGCCCCAACTTTTCATAGATTATGTACAAAAAACCAGCATGAAGTCTGGAACTAAAATCCAACTTCCTTACAATTGGTTGGTTACTGAACAGGAAGAAGTTGAGAAGTCTAGAGCCAAGTCAAAAGATACCGATCTTTCTAATCTGGGCCTTTAG